The nucleotide window GAGAGATAATAAACAAGATGGCTGATATAGGGCTTCTTGGGTCGACAATACCAAAGGATTATGGCGGCGAAGGACTTGACTATTTGAGTTATGCTTTGATTGTTGAAGAAATAGGACGTGCTGATTCATCAGTACGCACAACTGTGTCAGTGCAAATCTCCTTAGTTGCTAATGCTATTCTAAAATACGGTAGTGATGAACAAAAGAAAAAGTATCTACCAGCCCTTGCCTCAGGCAAAATCATAGGATGCTTTGCCTTGACTGAGCCTGACACGGGAAGCGATGCCTCGAATCAGAAAACGACAGCAACATTTAAAGATGGCAAATGGATCTTAAATGGCAATAAAATGTGGATTTCGAATGGAGGTATAGCGGACATTGCATTGGTTTTTGCGCGAACAGACAAAAAGGACAAAAAGAGGGGCATATCAGCTTTTTTGGTTGAAACAAATAACAAAGGTTTTTCCAGCTATAATATTGAAGGGAAACTTGGACTGCGAGCAAGCAATACTGCCGCTCTTACTTTTGAAGATATGAAAATTCCTGAAGAATCACTTCTTGGAAAGGAAGGTCAGGGATATAAAATTGCGATGGAAACACTCAACAATGGGCGATTCAGCGTTGCAGCCGGATGTGTAGGAATTATCAACGGCTGTATCGATGCAAGCACAAAATATGCTAAAGAAAGAATCGCCTTTGACAAACCTATTGGGTCTTTTCAACTGATTCAGGAAATGATAGCCCAAATGGTCGTTGAAAGAGATGCTTCACGCCTATTAGTCTATAGGGTGGCTGACCTGAAAAACAGAAAAGTAGAATGCATATTGGAAACATCGATTGCAAAATATTATGCAAGCGAATCAGCTGTACGAGCGGCAAACAGTGCAATTCAAATACATGGAGGATACGGCTACTGCAGCGACTTTCCGGTAGAAAGATACCTTAGAGATGCACGAGTCGCTACCATCTATGAGGGGACTTCAGAAATCCAAAAGCTGATAATTGGTGAAAAAATATTGGGATTAAGGGCTTTAGTTTAATACCATTATCAATGGGAAAATTGGAAAGCAAAAGGGACAATCAAAAGGAAGGAAGAGAATGAAGAAAAAAAATAGTAAGTCAAAGGGAATCCTTGGGAAAAAAGCAAGGGCTTTTTTGAAAGAAGACAAACTTTATATCTCTCCCTCTTATACTCGTGAATATCCCCTAATTGCCGTTGAAGGTAAAGGCGCATATGTCACCGATATCGAAGGCAAGAGATTTCTCGATTTTTCTTCCGGAATTGGAGTAACAATAACTGGACACTGCCATAAAGATATAGTGAAAGCTATCAATCTTCAGTCAAAGAAACTAATTCATATGTCGGGCACCGATTTCTATTATCCTTCCCAATTAAACCTTGCCAAGGAGCTTACGAAGCTTGT belongs to Candidatus Schekmanbacteria bacterium and includes:
- a CDS encoding acyl-CoA dehydrogenase, producing the protein MNFEFSEEQKAIKKMAKKFSDEEILPFAKKNDEEKHFPREIINKMADIGLLGSTIPKDYGGEGLDYLSYALIVEEIGRADSSVRTTVSVQISLVANAILKYGSDEQKKKYLPALASGKIIGCFALTEPDTGSDASNQKTTATFKDGKWILNGNKMWISNGGIADIALVFARTDKKDKKRGISAFLVETNNKGFSSYNIEGKLGLRASNTAALTFEDMKIPEESLLGKEGQGYKIAMETLNNGRFSVAAGCVGIINGCIDASTKYAKERIAFDKPIGSFQLIQEMIAQMVVERDASRLLVYRVADLKNRKVECILETSIAKYYASESAVRAANSAIQIHGGYGYCSDFPVERYLRDARVATIYEGTSEIQKLIIGEKILGLRALV